The following proteins come from a genomic window of Geminicoccaceae bacterium SCSIO 64248:
- a CDS encoding lactonase family protein — translation MAADASAPIRLLIGTYTKTMPHVQGTAEGIYRATLDGVRGRVEVKDVIVGVDNPSWVTVDPTGRFLYAAQESTDAPELHAYSLRDDGVTFLGALSTHGADPCHIGVDPHGRFLYVANYSSGSFAAARIGPDGAPIAPAALFQHEGSGPNRSRQAEAHVHCTQPTPDGDTLLVCDLGTDTVAAYRCTGNGVLPQPVAVARTAPGAGPRHIRIDPAGDRAYVVCELACTVSAYRLEPDALTETATVPTLARPHTEADTCAGIALHPNGRFVYASTRGDDSIAVIAREGDDLRRIGTVPSGGRTPRDIAIDPTGRFLLAANQDSSTVAVFAIDASSGALTMTGEPASVPSPACIAFPP, via the coding sequence ATGGCAGCGGACGCGAGCGCGCCGATCAGGCTTCTGATTGGCACCTACACGAAGACCATGCCGCACGTGCAGGGCACGGCCGAGGGCATCTACCGCGCGACGCTCGACGGCGTGCGCGGCCGGGTGGAGGTGAAGGACGTCATCGTCGGCGTCGACAACCCGTCCTGGGTGACGGTCGATCCGACCGGCCGCTTTCTCTACGCCGCGCAGGAATCCACCGACGCGCCCGAACTGCACGCCTACAGCCTGCGCGACGACGGCGTGACCTTTCTCGGCGCCTTGTCCACGCACGGCGCCGACCCCTGCCATATCGGCGTCGACCCTCACGGGCGCTTCCTCTATGTCGCGAACTATTCCAGCGGAAGCTTCGCGGCCGCCCGGATCGGTCCGGACGGGGCGCCGATCGCGCCGGCCGCCCTGTTCCAGCACGAGGGCAGCGGACCGAACCGGAGCCGCCAGGCGGAGGCGCACGTGCATTGCACCCAGCCGACGCCCGACGGCGACACGCTCCTGGTCTGCGACCTCGGCACCGACACGGTCGCCGCCTATCGCTGCACCGGCAACGGCGTCCTGCCGCAGCCGGTCGCGGTCGCCCGCACGGCGCCCGGCGCCGGCCCCCGCCATATCCGCATCGATCCGGCCGGCGATCGGGCCTACGTCGTCTGCGAGTTGGCCTGCACCGTCTCGGCCTACCGGCTTGAGCCGGACGCCCTGACCGAGACCGCGACCGTGCCGACCCTGGCGCGGCCGCACACCGAGGCCGACACGTGCGCCGGCATCGCGCTGCACCCCAACGGCCGCTTCGTCTACGCCTCGACCCGCGGCGACGACAGCATCGCCGTGATCGCGCGCGAGGGCGACGACCTCCGCCGCATCGGCACGGTGCCGAGCGGGGGCAGGACGCCGCGCGACATCGCCATCGACCCGACCGGCCGGTTCCTGCTCGCCGCCAACCAGGACAGCAGCACCGTCGCCGTGTTCGCGATCGACGCGTCGAGCGGCGCGCTCACCATGACCGGCGAGCCGGCCTCCGTTCCCAGCCCCGCCTGCATCGCCTTTCCACCCTGA
- the ilvD gene encoding dihydroxy-acid dehydratase: MPTYRSRTTTHGRNMAGARGLWRATGMKDGDFGKPIIAVVNSFTQFVPGHVHLKDLGQLVAREIESAGGVAKEFNTIAVDDGIAMGHDGMLYSLPSRELIADAVEYMVNAHCADAMVCISNCDKITPGMLMAALRLNIPVVFVSGGPMEAGKVRIQGKERALDLVDAMVAAADSSVSEQDMQVIERSACPTCGSCSGMFTANSMNCLTEALGLSLPGNGSMLATHADRRGLFIEAGHLIVDLARRHYEQDDAGVLPRAIACFAAFENAMTLDIAMGGSTNTVLHLLAAAHEAEMDFTMADIDRLSRRVPVLCKVAPSKNDVHMEDVHRAGGIMAILGELDRAGLIDRSVGSVHAETLGDALDRWDVARAPSTSVADFYRAAPGGVPTQTAFSQDRRYESLDTDREGGVIRDARHAFSQDGGLAVLYGNLAEDGCIVKTSGVDESILVFKGPAVIFESQDAAVSGILTGKVREGDIVLIRYEGPRGGPGMQEMLYPTSYLKSKGLGKACALVTDGRFSGGSSGLSIGHLSPEAAEGGLIGLVETGDVIEIDIPSRRIHLAVDDAEIARRRDAMDARGAAAWKPAETRPRKVTTALRAYAAHATSAAKGAVRHVPE, encoded by the coding sequence ATGCCGACCTACCGCTCCCGCACCACCACCCATGGCCGCAACATGGCGGGCGCGCGGGGCCTCTGGCGCGCCACCGGCATGAAGGACGGCGACTTCGGCAAGCCGATCATCGCGGTGGTCAACTCCTTCACCCAGTTCGTGCCGGGCCACGTCCACCTGAAGGACCTGGGCCAGCTCGTGGCCCGCGAGATCGAGAGCGCGGGCGGCGTCGCCAAGGAGTTCAACACGATCGCGGTCGACGACGGCATCGCCATGGGCCATGACGGCATGCTCTACTCGCTGCCGTCGCGCGAGTTGATCGCCGATGCCGTCGAGTACATGGTCAACGCGCATTGCGCCGACGCCATGGTCTGCATCTCCAATTGCGACAAGATCACGCCCGGCATGCTGATGGCGGCGCTGCGGCTGAACATCCCCGTGGTCTTCGTGTCGGGCGGGCCGATGGAGGCCGGCAAGGTCCGCATCCAGGGCAAGGAACGCGCGCTCGACCTGGTCGACGCCATGGTCGCCGCGGCCGACAGCAGCGTCTCCGAGCAGGACATGCAGGTCATCGAACGCTCGGCCTGTCCGACCTGCGGCTCGTGCTCCGGCATGTTCACCGCCAACTCGATGAACTGCCTGACCGAGGCGCTGGGCCTGTCCCTGCCCGGCAACGGCTCGATGCTCGCCACCCACGCCGACCGGCGCGGCCTGTTCATCGAGGCCGGGCACCTGATCGTCGACCTGGCAAGGCGCCACTACGAGCAGGACGACGCCGGCGTGCTGCCGCGCGCGATCGCCTGCTTCGCCGCCTTCGAGAACGCCATGACGCTCGACATCGCCATGGGCGGGTCGACCAACACCGTCCTGCATCTCCTGGCCGCCGCGCACGAGGCCGAGATGGACTTCACCATGGCCGACATCGACCGCCTGTCGCGCCGCGTGCCCGTGCTGTGCAAGGTCGCGCCGTCGAAGAACGACGTGCACATGGAGGACGTCCACCGCGCCGGCGGCATCATGGCGATCCTGGGCGAGCTCGACCGCGCCGGGCTGATCGACCGCTCGGTCGGCTCGGTCCACGCCGAGACCCTGGGCGACGCCCTCGACCGCTGGGACGTCGCGCGCGCGCCGAGCACGAGCGTCGCCGACTTCTACCGCGCCGCTCCGGGCGGCGTGCCGACCCAGACCGCGTTCAGCCAGGACCGGCGCTACGAGTCGCTCGACACCGACCGCGAGGGCGGCGTGATCCGCGACGCCCGGCACGCCTTCTCCCAGGACGGCGGGCTCGCGGTCCTGTACGGCAACCTCGCCGAGGACGGCTGCATCGTGAAGACCTCGGGCGTGGACGAATCGATCCTGGTCTTCAAGGGACCGGCCGTGATCTTCGAGAGCCAGGACGCGGCCGTCAGCGGCATCCTCACCGGCAAGGTCCGGGAGGGCGATATCGTCCTGATCCGCTACGAGGGACCGCGCGGCGGGCCGGGCATGCAGGAGATGCTCTACCCCACGAGCTACTTGAAGTCGAAGGGCCTGGGCAAGGCCTGCGCCCTGGTGACTGACGGGCGCTTCTCGGGCGGCTCGTCCGGCCTGTCGATCGGCCATCTCTCGCCCGAGGCGGCCGAGGGCGGCCTGATCGGCCTGGTCGAGACCGGCGACGTGATCGAGATCGACATCCCGAGCCGGCGGATCCACCTCGCGGTCGACGACGCCGAGATCGCCCGCCGGCGCGACGCGATGGACGCGCGCGGCGCCGCCGCCTGGAAGCCGGCGGAGACCCGCCCCCGCAAGGTCACCACGGCCCTTCGCGCCTACGCCGCGCACGCGACCAGCGCGGCCAAGGGCGCGGTGCGCCACGTGCCGGAGTAA
- a CDS encoding malonyl-CoA synthase codes for MTDGVFAQVRAGMAAPDKAFLVTGEGVTVTYGDMERLSARFAATLIALGVGKGDRVAAQTEKSPEALMLYLACLRAGAVYLPLNTAYTPAEIGYFLGDAEPRVFVCDPAKEDALASVAQKAGVEVVLTMGPDGEGSFTERAAGLGDSVHDVAVTGDDLAAILYTSGTTGRSKGAMLSHDNLLSNARTLVGYWGFTERDVLLHALPIFHTHGLFVATNVSLLAGATMLFLPRFDADAVVRLLPRATSMMGVPTFYARLLGQTAFDRDLVSHMRLFISGSAPLSAETHREFSARTGHAILERYGMTETNMNTSNPLDGERIPGTVGFPLPGVALRIADPETGAVLPQGEIGVIEVRGPNVFKGYWRNPEKTALEFRQDGFFITGDLGRVDERGYVSIVGRGKDLVISGGFNVYPAEVETELDSLPGVAESAVIGVPHADFGEGVTAVVAPRPGATLDEAGIQAALAGKLAKFKVPKRVVVVDALPRNTMGKIQKNVLRDTYKDLYA; via the coding sequence ATGACGGACGGGGTGTTCGCGCAGGTGCGCGCAGGGATGGCGGCGCCGGACAAGGCCTTCCTGGTCACGGGCGAAGGCGTCACCGTCACCTATGGCGACATGGAGCGCCTGTCGGCTCGCTTCGCCGCGACCCTGATCGCGCTGGGCGTCGGCAAGGGCGACCGCGTCGCCGCGCAGACCGAGAAGTCGCCGGAAGCCCTGATGCTCTACCTCGCCTGCCTGCGCGCGGGCGCGGTCTACCTGCCGCTCAACACGGCCTACACGCCGGCGGAGATCGGCTATTTCCTGGGCGACGCCGAGCCCCGTGTGTTCGTGTGCGATCCCGCCAAGGAGGACGCGCTCGCTTCCGTCGCCCAGAAGGCGGGCGTCGAGGTCGTGCTGACCATGGGCCCCGACGGCGAGGGCAGCTTCACCGAGCGTGCCGCCGGGCTGGGCGACAGCGTGCACGACGTCGCCGTGACGGGCGACGACCTCGCCGCCATCCTCTACACCTCGGGCACGACCGGACGCTCCAAGGGCGCCATGCTCAGCCACGACAACCTCCTGAGCAACGCCCGGACCCTGGTCGGCTACTGGGGCTTCACCGAACGCGACGTGCTGCTGCACGCCTTGCCGATCTTCCACACCCACGGCCTGTTCGTCGCGACCAATGTGAGCCTGCTCGCCGGCGCGACCATGCTGTTCCTGCCCCGCTTCGACGCCGACGCGGTCGTGCGGCTCCTGCCCCGGGCGACCAGCATGATGGGCGTGCCGACCTTCTACGCGCGCCTGCTCGGCCAGACGGCGTTCGACCGCGACCTCGTCAGCCACATGCGCCTGTTCATCTCGGGCTCGGCGCCGCTTTCGGCGGAAACGCATCGCGAGTTCAGCGCGCGCACCGGCCATGCCATCCTCGAGCGCTACGGCATGACCGAGACCAACATGAACACCTCCAACCCGCTGGACGGCGAGCGGATTCCCGGCACGGTCGGCTTTCCCCTGCCGGGCGTCGCGCTCCGGATCGCCGATCCCGAGACCGGGGCGGTCCTACCCCAGGGCGAGATCGGCGTGATCGAGGTCAGGGGGCCGAACGTGTTCAAAGGCTACTGGCGCAACCCAGAGAAGACCGCCCTGGAGTTCCGCCAGGACGGCTTCTTCATCACGGGCGACCTCGGCCGGGTCGACGAGCGCGGCTATGTCAGCATCGTCGGCCGCGGCAAGGACCTGGTGATCTCGGGCGGCTTCAACGTCTATCCGGCCGAGGTCGAGACCGAGCTCGACAGCCTGCCGGGCGTGGCGGAATCCGCGGTGATCGGCGTGCCGCACGCCGATTTCGGCGAGGGCGTGACCGCGGTGGTGGCGCCCCGGCCGGGCGCGACGCTGGACGAGGCCGGGATCCAGGCGGCGCTGGCCGGCAAGCTCGCCAAGTTCAAGGTGCCCAAGCGCGTGGTCGTGGTCGACGCCCTGCCGCGCAACACGATGGGCAAGATCCAGAAGAACGTGCTGCGCGATACGTACAAGGACCTGTACGCGTAG
- a CDS encoding HAD hydrolase-like protein, with product MLRRPQAVVFDVIETLFPLEPLDEGLQALGLPANAVHAWFAGSLRDFFALGAVGQFQPLRVVMESNLDDLLARAGKTAGDEAKADLLGRMAALEPHPETKPAIDILKAAGVGTTALTNGSAEATEGLFARIGLGEVVTPVITVGEIRLPKPRAEVYRHAATRIGIAPERLILVACHPWDLNGARAIGMRTGFVARGRPYPRFLADPDLVAEDLTDLARAIADLPA from the coding sequence ATGCTGCGACGACCGCAGGCCGTGGTGTTCGACGTGATCGAGACCCTGTTCCCGCTCGAGCCGCTCGACGAGGGGCTGCAGGCGCTCGGGCTGCCCGCGAACGCGGTGCATGCCTGGTTCGCCGGCAGCCTGCGCGACTTCTTCGCGCTGGGCGCGGTCGGCCAGTTCCAGCCGCTCCGGGTCGTCATGGAGAGCAATCTGGACGACCTGCTCGCGCGCGCCGGCAAAACCGCCGGCGACGAGGCCAAGGCCGACCTGCTCGGGCGCATGGCGGCGCTGGAGCCGCATCCCGAGACGAAGCCGGCGATCGACATCCTGAAGGCGGCGGGCGTCGGCACGACCGCGCTCACCAACGGATCGGCGGAGGCGACCGAGGGCCTGTTCGCCCGGATCGGGCTCGGCGAGGTGGTGACGCCGGTCATCACGGTCGGCGAGATCCGCCTGCCCAAGCCGCGCGCCGAGGTGTACCGGCACGCCGCGACGCGCATCGGCATCGCGCCCGAACGGCTGATCCTGGTCGCGTGCCATCCCTGGGATCTCAACGGCGCGCGGGCGATCGGCATGCGCACCGGCTTCGTCGCGCGCGGCCGGCCCTATCCCCGCTTCCTGGCCGATCCCGACCTGGTTGCGGAGGACCTGACCGACCTGGCGCGCGCGATCGCTGATCTGCCCGCGTGA
- a CDS encoding 2'-5' RNA ligase family protein, protein MDPLILTVALDPVAFERLDGLRRAHFPPERNLIPAHVTLLHRLPGEEIATVLATLREAAARTAPFRITADGLRPLGRGVAITLESPALTALRADLALRFGPRLSAQDRQGFRPHVTIQNKVAPEQARALLARLQADFRPFAIRGEGLLLWHYRGGPWQRAAALPFPPAP, encoded by the coding sequence ATGGATCCCCTGATCCTGACCGTGGCACTCGATCCCGTCGCGTTCGAGCGGCTGGACGGATTGCGCCGGGCGCATTTTCCGCCTGAGCGCAACCTGATCCCGGCCCATGTCACCCTGTTGCACCGCCTGCCGGGCGAGGAGATCGCGACGGTCCTGGCGACGTTGCGCGAGGCCGCAGCGCGGACCGCGCCGTTCAGGATCACCGCCGACGGCCTGCGCCCGCTCGGACGCGGCGTCGCGATCACGCTGGAGTCGCCGGCGCTGACGGCGCTGCGCGCCGATCTCGCCCTGCGCTTCGGGCCTCGGCTGTCGGCCCAGGACCGCCAGGGCTTCCGCCCGCACGTGACGATCCAGAACAAGGTCGCGCCCGAGCAGGCGCGCGCGCTTCTCGCCCGGCTTCAGGCCGATTTCCGGCCGTTCGCGATCCGTGGCGAGGGCCTGCTGCTCTGGCACTACCGGGGCGGGCCGTGGCAGCGGGCGGCTGCATTGCCCTTTCCGCCCGCTCCCTAG
- a CDS encoding serine hydrolase, with amino-acid sequence MTASDARLTADLDAAFDSIEARGLLKDVHACLIVKDGQIVLERYVDGEDFAWGRPLGRVAFGPDTLHDLRSVTKSIVGLLYGIALDRGEVPGPDAPLLDAFPDCADLAHDPARARWRVGHALTMTLGTAWSEDAPYTSSANSEIAMEMADDRFRYILDRPILSAPGERWIYNGGATALLGHVIAQGSGRPLDVFARDHLFAPLGIDRFEWTRGRDGAPSAASGLRLAARDLVRIGSLVAQDGLWQGRTIVGRAWLEQSLKPAVPVDAELRYGRHWYLGAQGPIAWVAAMGNGGQRLVIVPRHGLVMALFAGAYDRPDQVRPAAALMRDAILPALAR; translated from the coding sequence ATGACGGCATCCGACGCAAGGCTGACGGCCGATCTCGATGCGGCCTTCGATTCGATCGAGGCGCGAGGGCTCCTGAAGGACGTCCATGCCTGCCTGATCGTCAAGGACGGCCAGATCGTCCTCGAGCGCTACGTCGACGGGGAGGATTTCGCCTGGGGCCGTCCGCTCGGCCGCGTCGCCTTCGGACCCGATACCCTCCACGATCTTCGTTCGGTCACCAAGAGCATCGTCGGCCTGCTCTACGGCATCGCGCTCGACCGGGGCGAGGTGCCCGGACCGGACGCGCCGCTCCTCGACGCCTTCCCTGACTGTGCCGATCTCGCCCACGATCCCGCCCGCGCCCGGTGGCGCGTGGGTCACGCCCTGACCATGACGCTGGGTACGGCATGGAGCGAGGACGCGCCCTACACCAGTTCCGCCAACAGCGAGATCGCGATGGAGATGGCGGACGACCGGTTCCGGTACATCCTGGACCGGCCGATCCTGTCCGCTCCCGGCGAGCGCTGGATCTACAATGGCGGGGCCACCGCCCTGCTGGGCCATGTCATCGCGCAGGGCAGCGGTCGGCCGCTCGACGTCTTCGCCCGCGATCATCTGTTCGCCCCGCTGGGAATCGATCGGTTCGAGTGGACGCGCGGTCGGGACGGCGCGCCTTCGGCCGCGTCCGGCCTGCGCCTCGCCGCGCGTGATCTCGTCCGCATCGGGAGCCTCGTCGCACAAGACGGTCTCTGGCAGGGACGCACGATCGTGGGGCGGGCCTGGCTCGAGCAAAGCCTGAAGCCGGCTGTCCCGGTCGACGCCGAGCTTCGGTACGGCCGGCACTGGTATCTCGGCGCCCAAGGGCCGATCGCGTGGGTCGCGGCGATGGGCAACGGCGGCCAGCGCCTGGTCATCGTGCCGCGGCACGGGCTGGTCATGGCCCTGTTCGCCGGCGCCTACGACCGGCCCGACCAGGTCCGTCCGGCAGCCGCCCTCATGCGCGACGCGATCCTGCCAGCGCTCGCTCGCTGA
- a CDS encoding transporter substrate-binding domain-containing protein, whose protein sequence is MRTSRPVAPALLAASLLVLSAATAFAQSPELPAAPQWLTDADVLRVGVKCDYPPDGYLDMSGVPQGVEVSLARQIAEYALGDQDKAELSCVTAANRIPALTGGRADLVIATIGVTAERAEVIDFSDPYAWGGSDLLVASDSGIDSLEAMRGKTIAAAKGAWQVPWFEQHQPETEILQFDSVSDGLQALLQGRVQGFAHDKDVLIGLDVANDNLQLVGEPYIIGNRAAGIAKGHEDFVAYVNAAIAKAKADGLVGEWIEANVKPELQTYVKDSWDMSKEPKVAD, encoded by the coding sequence ATGCGCACCTCCCGGCCCGTCGCCCCTGCCCTGCTCGCGGCTTCCCTCCTCGTCCTATCCGCCGCGACCGCCTTCGCCCAGTCGCCCGAATTGCCGGCGGCGCCGCAATGGCTGACCGACGCCGACGTCCTTCGCGTCGGCGTCAAGTGTGACTACCCGCCGGACGGCTATCTCGACATGTCCGGGGTGCCCCAGGGCGTCGAGGTCAGCCTCGCCCGGCAGATCGCCGAATATGCCCTGGGCGACCAGGACAAGGCCGAGCTCTCCTGCGTCACGGCGGCGAACCGGATCCCGGCGCTGACCGGCGGCCGCGCCGACCTGGTGATCGCCACGATCGGCGTGACCGCCGAGCGCGCCGAGGTCATCGACTTCAGCGACCCCTACGCCTGGGGCGGCAGCGACCTCCTGGTCGCCTCGGACAGCGGCATCGACAGCCTGGAAGCCATGCGCGGCAAGACCATCGCCGCCGCCAAGGGCGCCTGGCAGGTGCCGTGGTTCGAGCAGCACCAGCCCGAGACGGAGATCCTCCAGTTCGATTCCGTCTCCGACGGCCTGCAGGCGCTGCTGCAGGGCCGCGTCCAGGGCTTCGCGCACGACAAGGACGTCCTGATCGGGCTCGACGTCGCGAACGACAATCTCCAGCTCGTGGGCGAGCCCTACATCATCGGCAATCGCGCGGCCGGCATCGCCAAGGGCCACGAGGACTTCGTCGCCTATGTCAACGCCGCGATCGCGAAGGCCAAGGCCGACGGCCTGGTCGGCGAGTGGATCGAGGCGAACGTCAAGCCGGAGCTGCAGACCTACGTGAAGGACTCCTGGGACATGAGCAAGGAGCCCAAGGTCGCGGACTGA
- a CDS encoding amino acid ABC transporter permease, with translation MNYDFRWDYIWANGPALMQGLWLTLQISTISILIAAAIGVLGASIRVARVPVLSPLIAAYVEFVRNTPLLVQIFFIFFGLPSIGLGLSLYASGILALSLWGGAFNVENVRGGFLSVPQGLVEASRSLGLRPWHYTLKVAIPLALRVSIPAMLNTSISVLKNSSYLQAIGMVELTFVAMERVASEYRTLEMFLAIGVLYLGLVLILSFLVRRLEHRLNAPFRQA, from the coding sequence ATGAACTACGATTTCCGCTGGGACTACATCTGGGCGAACGGACCCGCCCTGATGCAGGGCCTCTGGCTGACCCTCCAGATCAGCACGATCAGCATCCTGATCGCGGCCGCGATCGGCGTGCTCGGCGCCAGCATCCGCGTCGCCCGCGTGCCCGTCCTGTCGCCGCTGATCGCCGCCTATGTCGAGTTCGTGCGCAACACGCCCCTGCTCGTGCAGATCTTCTTCATCTTCTTCGGCCTGCCCAGCATCGGCCTGGGCCTGTCGCTCTACGCCTCGGGCATCCTCGCGCTCTCGCTCTGGGGCGGCGCGTTCAACGTCGAGAACGTGCGCGGCGGCTTCTTGTCCGTGCCGCAGGGCCTGGTGGAAGCGTCGCGCTCGCTCGGGCTGCGGCCGTGGCACTACACGCTCAAGGTGGCGATTCCGCTCGCGCTTCGGGTGAGCATCCCGGCCATGCTCAACACCTCGATCTCGGTTCTGAAGAACTCCTCCTATCTCCAGGCGATCGGCATGGTCGAGCTGACCTTCGTCGCGATGGAGCGGGTCGCCTCGGAATACCGCACGCTCGAGATGTTCCTGGCGATCGGCGTGCTCTATCTCGGCCTCGTCCTGATCCTGTCCTTCCTCGTCCGCCGGCTCGAGCACCGGCTGAACGCGCCGTTCCGGCAGGCCTGA
- a CDS encoding amino acid ABC transporter permease: MDQIQLILANWTFFAGGLLRTLQLAAVTLVFATLIAALVGLASVARTKALRVAALVYVEFFRDIPLLVNVFFVYFAAPVVGIRLDPFTASCVSLSVWGGAYGAEIVRGGFNAVPHHQDLSATALGMKRWEILWFVIIPQMILPILPAFTGLFVLLIQSTSVAAIIGDLELLRSGQIAIERATLMTGQSPAFAVYGCILVLYFIVCWCLTRFAKWLELKLVGRTQRSAAPIRNPAEGSV; this comes from the coding sequence ATGGACCAGATCCAGCTCATCCTCGCCAACTGGACGTTCTTCGCGGGCGGCCTGCTGCGCACGCTCCAGCTCGCCGCGGTCACCCTCGTCTTCGCCACGCTGATCGCCGCCCTGGTCGGCCTCGCCTCGGTGGCGCGCACCAAGGCGCTGCGTGTCGCGGCGCTGGTCTATGTCGAGTTCTTCCGCGACATACCCCTGCTCGTGAACGTGTTCTTCGTCTATTTCGCGGCGCCGGTGGTCGGCATCCGGCTCGACCCGTTCACGGCCTCCTGCGTCAGCCTGTCCGTCTGGGGCGGCGCGTACGGCGCGGAGATCGTGCGCGGCGGCTTCAACGCGGTGCCGCACCACCAGGACTTGAGCGCGACCGCCCTCGGCATGAAGCGCTGGGAAATCCTCTGGTTCGTCATCATCCCGCAGATGATCTTGCCGATCCTGCCGGCCTTCACCGGCCTGTTCGTGCTCCTGATCCAGAGCACGTCGGTCGCGGCGATCATCGGCGACCTCGAGCTGCTGCGCTCGGGCCAGATCGCCATCGAGCGCGCCACGCTGATGACGGGCCAGAGTCCGGCCTTCGCCGTCTATGGCTGCATTCTCGTGCTCTATTTCATCGTGTGCTGGTGCCTGACCCGCTTCGCCAAATGGCTGGAGCTGAAGCTGGTCGGCCGTACGCAGCGCTCGGCGGCGCCGATCCGCAACCCGGCCGAGGGCAGCGTCTGA